TTTATGTCATTTTAGATCCGTTTATATAGAAAATCTAAGATTTAGTAAATCTCTTTTTTTGTCTCTGGAACCCTATTTTTGTCTAAATAGGGTCTGCTGAATAAATCAAAACCCTTGTCTAATAAAGGTTTTAAGCACAATAAAACTCAAAAAAAGTGCCAAAAATGATCTTTTTTCACCAAAAAATCTGTATTTTTGATCCCCTAATCAAAAATCATTGATATAACTGAGCAATTTATGAAAAATAACTATTTGGCTTAACTCTTTAATCTATAAGCATTTCACCTGAAACCTGAAACCTGAAACCCGACACCTGACACCTCCCCTCACTAAAATACTTTTTCAGCACCCCCTAAATAGTGTTGTTTTTGCCTATTTTTTCACCTTTGTCGTATGGCAAAACCCTTTGATAATTGTAAACTTTTATTCTTATACATGGACTTGTCAAGTTAAAATAAAATTTGGCAACAACTGCATTAAAAATAAACTTTAAGATAAATAATATTTAATGGACATTAATAGTTTTCTCACGAAATTTACAGGAGATTGGTTTTCCCAGCGCACGACTTACAATATCCAACAGGAAGGAGTTGATAACGGTAAAGCAAATTTAAGTATCAATATCTTATCTTCAGATAACCCAGAAATTACGGCATTGATTGCCAAGGGATTTCCGTGGCATAGCCACATCAGCGCCCTTCGCACCAGTTGGGATAACTCCCCTGATTGGGGAAAACCAAAACAGGAAGGGCAAAGTTTAATGTTAATTGATATTGATAATAATTCCCCTCGTGGCAAAATTTGGCGCTTATTACCAAGTCAAGAGTTATTAGCTGGAGAATATTTACTAGGTGATGATGAATCTCTAACTTTCACCATTGAAGAAAACTCTCAACAAGTCACCGAGAGAATTTGGTTTGGTAACGATAATTTACGTTTTCGTAGCACCGTGATTACCAGTGATAATAATATTTTACAAACTTGTTTTTATTCCGAAATCAGAAGAATCACTGGTTAATGATACTGGGAATGGGTAAAAAAGTAGAAAAGGAAGCAGAGGGAGAAGGGGAAGCAGAGGAGAAAAGGGAGGAAAATTTAGAATTTAGAATTTAGAATTTAGAAAACAATTACTTCTACATTCATCATTCTGTATTCCTTTCATTATCAATTGTCCATTACTAATTATTCATTATTAATTATCTATGCAATTTAAACAAATTACCTTGGATTTGCCTTGTTTTACAGGCGCAAATGCAGAAATTGAAGCCATTGTCAATCATCAACAACCGATTTTTTTACCCACCACCGACATTGATTTATCACGGGTGAGGGCGCTGTTTTCCAGCGCCCTCCACATGCACCAACCCACTATCCCTTATGAAGGAAGACTAATTAATAATTTACAATATATGTTTGACCATCAGGGAGAAGGTGATAACCATAACGCCGAAGTATTTGCGTGGTGTTACGCACGCATGGGTGACTTTATCCCCGAATTAGTTAATAATGGTTGTAGCCCTCGTATTATGCTTGATTACTCAGGTAACTTGCTATGGGGATTAGAACAAATGGGGCGAGAGGATATATTAGATAAATTACGCATCATTACCCAAGATAAACGTTATCAGCCCTATGTGGAATGGCTAGGCACCATGTGGAGTCATGCAGTAGCGCCCTCCACCCCCATTCCTGATTTTAAGTTGCATATTCAGGCTTGGCAACATCATTTTAAACATCTTTTCGGTGGGGATGCGTTGGCAAGGGTAAAGGGTTTTTCACCGCCAGAAATGCACTTACCCAATCATCCTGACACTTTATACGCCTACATCAAAGCCTTAAAAGAATGTGGTTATCGCTGGTTGTTGGTACAAGAACATACCATAGAAAGGCTAGATGGTCAACCTTTACACCATGAGGATAAATATATCCCTAATTGTTTAGTGGCACAAAATAGTCAGGGAGAATCTATTAGTATAACTGTATTAGTAAAAACTCAAGGCTCAGATACTAAATTGGTGGCACAAATGCAACCCTATCACGAGGCAAAAACGAAACACCATCAGTTAATTAATCATATCTCTGTGCCTCCTTGTGTAACGCAAATCGCTGACGGGGAAAATGGTGGCGTGATGATGAATGAGTTTCCCCGGGATTATTCTCCCCTTTGGTATAACCTCAAAGATAGTGATGTGGTGGGGGTTAATGGCACGGAATATCTGGAATTATTAGCTAGTGTGGGGGTGAATGAAGATGATATGCCAAGGGTGAGGGCGCTGGGGCAGTATAAGATATGGGATAGAGTTGGAGATAATATTAACCCTGACACTGTGGCGGAAGCCATTGATTTTTTACAGCAAAATGATCATAATTTCCACACGGAGGGCGCTTCATGGACTAATGATTTAAGTTGGGTAAAGGGTTATGATAATGTTTTAGCACCTATGACACGGTTGAGTGCGCTTTTTCATCAAAAATATGATGATTTAGTGGCAAAAGATGCCAATGTCACGAAACAAAGTGATTATCAAGAGGCACTTTTATATAATTTGTTGTTGCAAACCAGTTGCTTTCGTTATTGGGGGCAAGGTTTATGGACAGATTACGCCCAAGAGTTGTACCATCGAGGAGAATCTGTCATTACCAATAGTTAACTATTAGACTTCTGCAGAAATACAGCAAGATGACTATTTCATTATGCAAAATCTTCCTAAAATACGCTTAATATCAAGTTCGTTTGATTACTTAGGGGGCGCTGAAAAAGTGCAATCGTGAGGTGAAGGGCAAAGGGCAATGGGCAATGGGCAATGGTTAGAATGCTTATATATCAAAGATTTTGCCATAATAATTATTTTCTATAAATTGCTGTTGTGTATCAATTATTTTTGATTCGGATACCATAAATACAGATTTTTTAGAGAAAAAAGTCAATTTATGACACTTTTTGTTATGTAGAATAGACTTTAAACCTTTATAGGACAAGGGTTTTGATTTATTCAGCAGACCCTACTTATTAATCTTAGTTCAATTTATTGAACGGGATACTGTTAGCCGTGTAATTCATTACACGGTGGGTAAATTAAGAAGACTGATAAATCCATTAAAATAATCTTAGTTCAATTTATTGAACGGGATACTGTTAGCCGTGTAATTCATTACACGGTGGGTAAATTAAGAAGACTGATAAATCCATTAAAATAATCTTAGTTCAATTTATTGAACGGGATACTGTTAGCCGTGTAATTCATTACACGGTGGGTAAATTAAGAAGACTGATAAATCCATTAAAATAATCTTAGTTCAATTTATTGAACGGGATACTGTTAGCCGTGTAATTCATTACACGGTGGGTAAGTAACGAAGATAAAACGACTTAAATGCAAACTAGCTTATGACAAAAATAATTGCCCTTGATTTTGATGGGGTTATCTGTGACGGTTTAGCGGAATATTTCCATAGTAGTCATTTAGCCTACCAAAAAATTTGGACAGAAACCCTCAATGATGCCACCGAAACCCAAGCTAAATTTAATCAATTACGCCCTTTAGTGGAAACAGGTTGGGAAATGCCGGTGATGTTACGCGCCATCAATTTAGGCTATGGCATAGAAGAAATTAAGACGAATTGGCGGGGAATTTGTCAAGATATTCTCAAGACAGAAAATCTTGATTATATTGCCATTAGTAAAACTTTAGACCAACTTAGACAATATCAAATTGATCATAATTTAGATCAATGGCTAAGTTTACATAACTTTTTCCCTAATATTATTAACACTATCCAACAATTATTAAATCAAGAAAATATTAGATTATTTATTGTTACTACAAAAGAAGGTTTATTTGTCAAACAATTATTAATAAATAACGGGATAAATCTTGAAAAATTAGTAATTATCGGTAAAGAAGTTAAAAGACCAAAATATGAAAGTTTGCGCTTAATTATTAATGAACAAAAAGAAAAAAAAGCGCCCGTCACCTTTATCGAAGATCGACTGGAAGCCTTAGAAGCAGTAAAACAACAACCAGATTTACAGGGGGTTAAGTTATTTTTAGCAGACTGGGGTTATAATACAGAAGAAACAAGGGCAAAAGTAGCTAATTTGACAGACATTAATTTACTTTCTCTCAATGAATTTAACTCTTGTCAATGGATTTAAAGTGAAGAGAAAATGCCAAAAAAAGACAAGT
This is a stretch of genomic DNA from Cyanobacterium sp. T60_A2020_053. It encodes these proteins:
- a CDS encoding HAD family hydrolase; this encodes MTKIIALDFDGVICDGLAEYFHSSHLAYQKIWTETLNDATETQAKFNQLRPLVETGWEMPVMLRAINLGYGIEEIKTNWRGICQDILKTENLDYIAISKTLDQLRQYQIDHNLDQWLSLHNFFPNIINTIQQLLNQENIRLFIVTTKEGLFVKQLLINNGINLEKLVIIGKEVKRPKYESLRLIINEQKEKKAPVTFIEDRLEALEAVKQQPDLQGVKLFLADWGYNTEETRAKVANLTDINLLSLNEFNSCQWI
- a CDS encoding phycobiliprotein lyase is translated as MDINSFLTKFTGDWFSQRTTYNIQQEGVDNGKANLSINILSSDNPEITALIAKGFPWHSHISALRTSWDNSPDWGKPKQEGQSLMLIDIDNNSPRGKIWRLLPSQELLAGEYLLGDDESLTFTIEENSQQVTERIWFGNDNLRFRSTVITSDNNILQTCFYSEIRRITG
- a CDS encoding glycosyl hydrolase family 57; this translates as MQFKQITLDLPCFTGANAEIEAIVNHQQPIFLPTTDIDLSRVRALFSSALHMHQPTIPYEGRLINNLQYMFDHQGEGDNHNAEVFAWCYARMGDFIPELVNNGCSPRIMLDYSGNLLWGLEQMGREDILDKLRIITQDKRYQPYVEWLGTMWSHAVAPSTPIPDFKLHIQAWQHHFKHLFGGDALARVKGFSPPEMHLPNHPDTLYAYIKALKECGYRWLLVQEHTIERLDGQPLHHEDKYIPNCLVAQNSQGESISITVLVKTQGSDTKLVAQMQPYHEAKTKHHQLINHISVPPCVTQIADGENGGVMMNEFPRDYSPLWYNLKDSDVVGVNGTEYLELLASVGVNEDDMPRVRALGQYKIWDRVGDNINPDTVAEAIDFLQQNDHNFHTEGASWTNDLSWVKGYDNVLAPMTRLSALFHQKYDDLVAKDANVTKQSDYQEALLYNLLLQTSCFRYWGQGLWTDYAQELYHRGESVITNS